From a region of the Drosophila gunungcola strain Sukarami chromosome X unlocalized genomic scaffold, Dgunungcola_SK_2 000039F, whole genome shotgun sequence genome:
- the LOC128260829 gene encoding pyruvate dehydrogenase [acetyl-transferring]-phosphatase 1, mitochondrial encodes MFKFVLNDATNYVRSNVRDFSLNALRFLPQLPQLSPYDVNLVLRENEFVYNFPVDGVIRSYETNQLGSNSPCEDSRTEASLLHRNGFICGIFDGHAGAACGQVVSKRLLRYVSAATLPRQVLREQMKQGCNSQSFLKCHNDNVDFVSEIKPIYEASFNKYIKQLAKTPQRDVASELVNAFLQLDEGLSQEALATSDVRTMSVALSGAVACLVHIEGLQLHVASTGDCGAVLGVLDPKTQQWQPKKLNIEHNADNMAEVGRILAEHPKEEHETVIRMGRLLSTLAPLRAFGDFRYKWSLDIMERKVLPMFGKQAMAPNYYTPPYLTARPDVQQHELGPNDKFLVIASDGLWEFLSPSEVVSLVGEHINSKKILEPMRLPEGDTTLQQISDQLAERKAGLTRKPVDQNAATHLIRHALGATDYGIEHSKISYYLTLPSDVVRQFRDDITITVIYFNSEHIAQLQSEPDQPGVTAPVA; translated from the exons ATGTTTAAGTTCGTGCTGAACGACGCCACTAACTACGTGCGCTCCAATGTGCGGGATTTCAGTCTGAATGCACTGCGATTTCTGCCGCAACTGCCCCAATTGAGCCCATACGAT GTAAACCTAGTTCTAAGGGAGAACGAGTTCGTCTACAACTTCCCCGTGGATGGTGTCATCCGGAGCTATGAAACGAATCAGCTGGGATCCAATTCGCCCTGTGAGGATTCCCGCACGGAGGCCAGTCTGCTGCACCGCAACGGCTTCATCTGTGGCATTTTCGACGGCCATGCCGGAGCCGCCTGTGGCCAAGTGGTGTCCAAGCGTCTGCTTCGCTATGTATCAGCGGCCACCTTACCTCGCCAGGTGCTCCGGGAGCAGATGAAGCAGGGCTGCAACAGCCAGTCGTTTCTCAAGTGCCACAACGACAATGTGGACTTCGTCAGCGAGATCAAGCCGATCTACGAGGCCAGTTTCAACAAGTACATCAAACAGTTGGCGAAGACGCCGCAACGGGATGTCGCCAGCGAGCTGGTGAACGCATTTCTCCAGCTGGACGAGGGTCTTTCCCAGGAGGCGTTGGCCACCAGCGATGTGCGCACCATGAGCGTCGCACTTTCCG GAGCCGTTGCCTGTTTGGTGCACATCGAAGGACTGCAGCTGCACGTGGCCAGCACCGGTGACTGCGGCGCCGTGTTGGGCGTGCTCGATCCGAAGACGCAGCAGTGGCAGCCAAAGAAGCTCAACATCGAGCACAATGCGGACAACATGGCGGAGGTGGGTCGCATCCTGGCCGAGCATCCCAAGGAGGAGCACGAGACGGTCATCCGGATGGGCAGGCTGCTGAGCACGCTGGCGCCGTTGCGTGCCTTCGGGGACTTTCGCTACAAGTGGTCCCTGGACATAATGGAGCGAAAGGTGCTGCCGATGTTTGGCAAGCAGGCAATGGCGCCGAACTACTATACGCCACCGTACCTAACCGCCCGTCCCGATGTGCAGCAGCACGAACTGGGGCCCAACGACAAGTTTCTAGTCATCGCCAGCGACGGCCTGTGGGAATTCCTTTCGCCCAGCGAGGTGGTCAGTCTGGTGGGGGAGCACATCAACTCCAAGAAGATCCTCGAACCGATGCGCCTGCCCGAGGGCGACACAACGCTGCAGCAGATCTCTGATCAGCTGGCCGAGCGCAA AGCTGGGTTAACCCGCAAGCCGGTGGACCAGAACGCGGCCACCCATCTCATCCGGCATGCTTTGGGCGCCACCGACTATGGGATCGAGCACTCCAAGATCTCGTACTATTTGACGCTGCCCAGCGATGTGGTGCGTCAGTTTCGCGACGACATCACCATCACCGTCATCTACTTCAACTCGGAGCACATTGCCCAGCTGCAGAGCGAGCCGGATCAACCGGGGGTCACTGCGCCGGTAGCGTGA
- the LOC128260831 gene encoding ras-related protein Rab-39B: MVEPIFEYQFRLILIGDSTVGKSSLLKFFTDGKFAELSDPTVGVDFFARLIEMKDGTQIKLQLWDTAGQERFRSITKSYYRNSVGVLLVYDISNHASFEHIPLWMMEAQRHIEPHRPVFALVGCKLDLINAGGHREVTTEEAQKFAKQHGLHFVETSARSGANVEEAFRMVTQEVYARIRSGEYKAEDGWDGIKSGFSRPNSLDFNLVVAEPEKSSCC; encoded by the exons ATGGTGGAACCCATATTCGAGTACCAATTCCGACTGATTTTAATCGGCGACAGCACCGTGGGCAAAAGTTCGCTTTTAAAGTTCTTCACAGACGGCAAGTTCGCCGAG CTGTCCGACCCCACAGTTGGCGTCGACTTCTTCGCCCGCCTCATCGAGATGAAGGATGGCACACAGATCAAGCTGCAGCTGTGGGACACGGCTGGTCAGGAGCGCTTCCGTTCGATCACCAAGTCCTACTACCGGAACTCGGTGGGCGTGCTGCTGGTCTACGACATATCAAATCACGCCAGCTTCGAACACATACCGCTGTGGATGATGGAGGCGCAGCGTCACATTGAGCCCCACCGTCCTGTTTTCGCGCTGGTCGGCTGCAAGCTGGACCTCATCAATGCCGGCGGCCATCGCGAGGTCACCACGGAGGAGGCGCAAAAGTTTGCCAAACAGCATGGACTGCATTTTGTGGAGACATCGGCTCGATCCGGCGCGAATGTGGAGGAGGCTTTTCGCATGGTCACCCAGGAGGTGTACGCCCGCATTCGATCCGGCGAATACAAGGCCGAGGACGGATGGGATGGCATCAAGTCCGGTTTCTCGCGACCCAACAGTCTGGACTTTAACCTCGTGGTGGCGGAGCCGGAAAAGTCATCCTGTTGTTGA
- the LOC128260830 gene encoding mitochondrial import receptor subunit TOM40 homolog 1: protein MGNVVAASSGASGSGASNLGLGLPEPASLPADSGSPSGSSSSSAGGTFAAKDAPLENPGTVEELHKKCKDIQAITFEGAKIMLNKGLSNHFQVSHTINMSNVVPSGYRFGATYVGTKQYSPTEAFPVLLGDIDPSGNLNANVIHQFSARLRCKFASQIQDSKMVATQLTTDYRGSDYTASLTVANPSIFTNSGVVVGQYLQSVTPALALGAELAYQFGPNVPGRQIAIVSAVGRYAVGNSVWSGTLGQSGLHVCYYQKASDQLQIGVEVETSLRMQESVATLAYQIDLPKADLVFRGGIDSNWHISGVLEKRLSPLPFTLALSGRMNHVKNNFRLGCGLMIG, encoded by the exons ATGGGCAACGTGGTAGCGGCTTCCTCCGGCGCCAGTGGCAGTGGCGCCTCAAATTTGGGCCTCGGCCTCCCGGAACCGGCTTCCCTGCCCGCCGATTCCGGCTCTCCGTCCGGATCCTCGTCGTCCTCCGCCGGAGGAACGTTCGCCGCCAAGGATGCGCCCCTGGAGAATCCCGGGACCGTCGAGGAGCTCCACAAAAAGTGCAAAG ATATCCAGGCCATCACCTTCGAGGGCGCCAAGATCATGCTGAACAAAGGGCTGAGCAACCACTTCCAGGTGTCGCACACCATCAACATGAGCAATGTGGTCCCCAGTGGCTATCGCTTCGGGGCGACCTACGTGGGCACCAAGCAATACAGCCCCACGGAGGCGTTCCCCGTGCTCCTGGGCGACATCGATCCATCGGGCAACCTCAACGCCAATGTCATCCACCAGTTCTCCGCGCGTCTGCGCTGCAAGTTCGCCTCGCAG ATCCAGGACTCAAAGATGGTGGCCACGCAGCTGACGACCGACTATCGCGGCAGTGATTACACCGCCTCGCTGACGGTGGCCAACCCCAGCATATTCACCAACTCCGGCGTGGTCGTTGGCCAGTATCTGCAGTCAGTCACTCCAGCCCTCGCCCTGGGCGCCGAACTGGCCTACCAGTTCGGTCCGAATGTCCCCGGCCGTCAGATAGCCATTGTGTCCGCCGTGGGCCGCTACGCGGTCGGCAACTCGGTGTGGTCGGGTACCCTGGGCCAGAGCGGCCTGCACGTGTGCTACTACCAGAAGGCCAGCGACCAGCTGCAGATCGGTGTCGAGGTGGAGACCAGCCTGCGCATGCAGGAGTCGGTGGCCACGCTGGCCTACCAGATCGATCTGCCCAAGGCGGATCTGGTCTTCAGAG GCGGAATCGATTCCAACTGGCACATCTCCGGAGTTTTGGAGAAGCGTCTGTCCCCATTGCCATTCACGCTAGCCCTGAGCGGACGCATGAACCACGTGAAGAATAACTTCAGACTCGGCTGCGGGCTGATGATCGGTTAG